Proteins from a single region of Argiope bruennichi chromosome 6, qqArgBrue1.1, whole genome shotgun sequence:
- the LOC129972118 gene encoding uncharacterized protein LOC129972118 isoform X2, translating to MSSEPSTSTDSSLLYSEYVHSDPVERVVEAADNKKKEKPVIKFTKSLVLARVIGLLSAFKESEKELKKKPEKERNIEICEEGAPVVEMDVAVLKEPTDGESSTTVKCVDTSSDSSDSDSDENTNLPECFSNIFEKDASDPKVFRLVTAESKDSESSSSSSEEEVCKPSEDLKSENIVVDTVLTNSELEQPPAKKICVM from the exons ATGTCTTCTGAACCAAGCACATCTACTGATTCTTCCCTGCTGTATTCTGAATATGTACACTCGGATC CTGTCGAACGAGTTGTAGAAGCTGCAgacaataagaaaaaagaaaaaccggTAATAAAGTTTACTAAAAGCTTag TGCTTGCAAGAGTTATTGGTCTTCTATCTGCTTTCAAGGAAAGCgaaaaggaattgaaaaagaaGCCTGAAAAGGAACGCAATATTGAAATATGCGAAGAAGGTGCTCCTGTAGTCGAAATG gATGTTGCAGTATTAAAAGAACCTACTGATGGTGAATCATCAACAACTGTAAAGTGTGTAGATACTTCTAGCGATTCCAGTGATTCTGACAGTGATGAAAATACCAATCTACCTGAatgttttagtaatatttttgaaaaagatgcaTCCGATCCCAAAGTATTCCGATTAGTGACTGCAGAATCTAAAGATTCTGAATCGTCAAGTAGTTCTTCAGAGGAAGAGGTTTGTAAACCTTCAGAggatttaaaatctgaaaacattGTAGTAGACACTGTATTAACAAATTCTGAATTAGAACAACCTCCTGCAAAGAAAATTTGTGTTATGTAA
- the LOC129972118 gene encoding uncharacterized protein LOC129972118 isoform X1 has translation MRRNNEISKMSSEPSTSTDSSLLYSEYVHSDPVERVVEAADNKKKEKPVIKFTKSLVLARVIGLLSAFKESEKELKKKPEKERNIEICEEGAPVVEMDVAVLKEPTDGESSTTVKCVDTSSDSSDSDSDENTNLPECFSNIFEKDASDPKVFRLVTAESKDSESSSSSSEEEVCKPSEDLKSENIVVDTVLTNSELEQPPAKKICVM, from the exons ATGCGAAGAAATAACG aaatttcgaAGATGTCTTCTGAACCAAGCACATCTACTGATTCTTCCCTGCTGTATTCTGAATATGTACACTCGGATC CTGTCGAACGAGTTGTAGAAGCTGCAgacaataagaaaaaagaaaaaccggTAATAAAGTTTACTAAAAGCTTag TGCTTGCAAGAGTTATTGGTCTTCTATCTGCTTTCAAGGAAAGCgaaaaggaattgaaaaagaaGCCTGAAAAGGAACGCAATATTGAAATATGCGAAGAAGGTGCTCCTGTAGTCGAAATG gATGTTGCAGTATTAAAAGAACCTACTGATGGTGAATCATCAACAACTGTAAAGTGTGTAGATACTTCTAGCGATTCCAGTGATTCTGACAGTGATGAAAATACCAATCTACCTGAatgttttagtaatatttttgaaaaagatgcaTCCGATCCCAAAGTATTCCGATTAGTGACTGCAGAATCTAAAGATTCTGAATCGTCAAGTAGTTCTTCAGAGGAAGAGGTTTGTAAACCTTCAGAggatttaaaatctgaaaacattGTAGTAGACACTGTATTAACAAATTCTGAATTAGAACAACCTCCTGCAAAGAAAATTTGTGTTATGTAA